TAACATCATGAAACATAACTGTCATTTTTGACCTTTACATGAAACCGGTCCCACATGAAGCGGCTTTCATCGCTTCAGCGTTACATTTTGATACGATTATGGCTAGGCGATTGTGCGCTGCATCATATAGTTCTATCAGACATGGGCTTAACCATGGTCTTCATGGTCTTAGATGTCGCCAGGGTCGCAGAAAAGTAAGATAAAGTACTGAATTTTCATGATTCCACTCTGCGAGGCAAGATAATAGCAATGAATCTCCCCCAGAAAACGGCAGAACCCGCGATTCCTTTCGATTCGCAAGCCGCGACCGACTTGGAAGCGGAAGTGGAGGCCGGACTGGTTTTTCTTTCTTCTCAGGATTATACCGATCAGGTGCTTGACGTAACACGCCAGGATATCACCAGGAATGCCAGCAAGCGGCGTAGCCGTGCCAGGCTGGATGCCGGGCTGTGTGTCGTCGATATATTGTGTATCATTGCCGCTTTTGCCCTCGCCAATATCGCCCGGCTCGGCATCATCAGCATCCCGCAGATCAGCAATATGCTCGCTGTCTGCATACCGATCTATCTTGCCACCGCGTTCAACTCGCGCGCTTATGGCTCGACCGTCCTCGGCAGCTTCTGGACCAGCTATACCCGTGCTGCCACCTCGTTCCTGCTGGCGATGGGCGCGGTTGTGCTCACCGCCTTCTTCCTCAAGGCCAGTGCCGATTTCTCGCGCTTCATCTTTTTGACCGGGGGCGTATTGGGGCTGATATTCCTGTTTGCCGGGCGTTGGCTGATGTCACAGCTTGCCAAGCGGATATTGGGCAGCAACCCGATGGCCGAAATCATCATCCAGGATGGTGTCTCGATACATTATACCGGCAACAGTCCACTGATCGATGCCGTATCGCAGAAGCTGGAACCCGATCTCACCAACCCGGTGATCGTTCAGCGACTTGGCCTGATGACGCAGAATATGGACCGGGTTGTGGTCCACTGCACGCCGGAAAAGCGCCAAGCTTGGGCATTTACCTTGAAAGCGCTCGACATCAATGCCGAGATTGTCATTCCCGAGCTTGACGATCTCGCACCGATCGCGCTCGACCGTCGCGACGGCCATATCGCACTGTCAATTGCCCAGGGTCCGCTCAAATGGAATGAGCGCATCACCAAGCGGCTGTTCGACATCGCTTTCGTGATGGTGGCATTGCCCATATTGGCGCTGCCGATGCTGGTCGTCGCGATATTGATCAAGCTGGAATCGCCTGGTCCTGCGCTGTTCAAGCAAAAGCGCATCGGACTGGGTAACCGGCCCTTCTACATCCTCAAATTTCGCAGCATGCGCAGCGAGAAATGCGATGCCAATGGTGATCGCTCCACAGGGCGCGATGATGACCGCATCACGCGCCTGGGTGCATTTATCCGCAAGACCAGCATCGATGAACTGCCCCAGCTCTTCAACGTGCTGGTCGGTGATATGAGCGTTGTTGGCCCGCGCCCCCATGCCATTGGTTCGCGCGCCGAAAACCTGCTGTTCTGGGACATTGACAGCCGCTACTGGCACCGCCACGCGGTCAAGCCCGGTCTTACCGGCCTGGCCCAGATCCGCGGCTATCGCGGTGCCACCGAAAAGCGGCAGGACCTTGAAGACCGGCTGCGTTCCGACCTCGACTATCGCGCCAACTGGTCGCTATGGGGTGATATCAAGATCGTCCTGATGACCTTCAGGGTGCTGATTCACCGCAACGCCTATTGAGCCGCGTCCGCGCAGTACGCTCCGAACGCTTCGAGATCAGAAAGTCCATCCGGTGCAGGCCATTCCGACCGATATCGCCCCAGTCGTGATCATCGAGCCCAGGCGCCATGGCGATACCCGTGGCTATTTTGCCGAGACCTTTCGCGATGACTGGTTTCGCCGCAACGTCGCTGACATCGCTTTTGTACAGGACAACCATTCACTGAGCGCTGAGCCGGGTACGCTGCGCGGCCTGCACTTCCAGACTCCACCCCATGCCCAGGCCAAGCTGGTGCGCTGTGTCGCCGGGGCGATCTGGGATGTTGCCGTCGATATCCGCAGCGGATCGCAAAGCTATGGCCAATGGGCCGCTGCCGAGCTCAGCGCCGAAAATGGCCGCCAGCTTTTCATTCCCGCCGGTTTTGCCCATGGCTTTGTCACGCTGGGCCCGGCAACGGAAGTTGCCTATAAATGCTCGGACTATTACGCCCCCGAATGTGATGCCGGTCTGGCCTGGGACGACCCCGACCTCGCTTTGCCCTGGCCGCTCGACGGCAAGCCACCGATCGTCTCCGACAAGGATGGCAGCCATCCCGGCCTCGCCGATTTCAGCAACCCGTTCTGAGCCGCAGTTTATTGTGCAATTTGCGGTGTAACCGGGTGACAGCGACACATTGTCAGGCTAGCTAGCGCAACAGGAATTTTC
Above is a genomic segment from Pseudomonadota bacterium containing:
- a CDS encoding exopolysaccharide biosynthesis polyprenyl glycosylphosphotransferase, whose protein sequence is MNLPQKTAEPAIPFDSQAATDLEAEVEAGLVFLSSQDYTDQVLDVTRQDITRNASKRRSRARLDAGLCVVDILCIIAAFALANIARLGIISIPQISNMLAVCIPIYLATAFNSRAYGSTVLGSFWTSYTRAATSFLLAMGAVVLTAFFLKASADFSRFIFLTGGVLGLIFLFAGRWLMSQLAKRILGSNPMAEIIIQDGVSIHYTGNSPLIDAVSQKLEPDLTNPVIVQRLGLMTQNMDRVVVHCTPEKRQAWAFTLKALDINAEIVIPELDDLAPIALDRRDGHIALSIAQGPLKWNERITKRLFDIAFVMVALPILALPMLVVAILIKLESPGPALFKQKRIGLGNRPFYILKFRSMRSEKCDANGDRSTGRDDDRITRLGAFIRKTSIDELPQLFNVLVGDMSVVGPRPHAIGSRAENLLFWDIDSRYWHRHAVKPGLTGLAQIRGYRGATEKRQDLEDRLRSDLDYRANWSLWGDIKIVLMTFRVLIHRNAY
- the rfbC gene encoding dTDP-4-dehydrorhamnose 3,5-epimerase; its protein translation is MQAIPTDIAPVVIIEPRRHGDTRGYFAETFRDDWFRRNVADIAFVQDNHSLSAEPGTLRGLHFQTPPHAQAKLVRCVAGAIWDVAVDIRSGSQSYGQWAAAELSAENGRQLFIPAGFAHGFVTLGPATEVAYKCSDYYAPECDAGLAWDDPDLALPWPLDGKPPIVSDKDGSHPGLADFSNPF